The Candidatus Eremiobacterota bacterium DNA segment ACGATCGCGCAGCTCGACATCGCCGGCATCGAGAGCGTGTGCGACTTCCTCGGGCTGCGGCCGCGCTTCTCGCGCGCGTCCGCTACGCCGGCACGCGGCAAGAGCACCGCGCGCGTGGCCGAGCTGCTGCGCGCGCACGGCGCGACGCGCTACGTGACGGGGTTGGGCGCGCTGAACTATCTCGACGAACCGTCGCTCGCCGCCGAAGGCGTGCGCGTCGAGGTGATGGCGTACCGGCGTACGCCGTACCCGCAGTTGCACGGCGTCTTCGACCCGCACGTCTCGGTGCTCGACCTGATCGCAAACGCCGGGCCGCAGTCCGCTGCTTTTCTCGACTCCGAAGCCGTCCCGTGGGGACGCGCCGTCCGCCCCGAGGCCTCCGCATGCTAACTTCTCTCCGCCCGCTCGTCGACGACGCCAAAGCCGCGTTCGAGCGCGACGGCTTCGTCGTACTGCGCGGCCTGCTCGACGTCGAGCGCGACGTGCGGCCGCTGCAGGCCGACCTGGGCCGCCTGATCCAGCGCAGCGCGCGGGTGCTGGGCGAAGAGCACCTGATCCCCGGCAATCCCGACGAGTTCGACCGCGGCTTCATCGAGCTGGTGGCGCGCCATCCGCGCGCGAGCGGGCTCGTCTACGACATGGCCAAAGCGCTGATCCCGTTCGCGCGGCTGTGCGTGCACGAGCGGATCGTCGGCGCGTTCTGCGCGCTGCGCGGCGCGGAGCTGGCCGGCTCGGCGGAGCAGATGTGCGGGGTGCGCATCGACCGTCCCGACAACCGCTTCCGCAGTCCCTGGCACCAGGAGTTTCCCTCGCTCTTTCGCAGCCTCGAAGGGATCACGTTCTGGACGCCGCTCGTGCCGATGACGGCAGAGATGGGGCCCGTGCTGCTCTCTCGCGGCTCGCACCGCGACGGCGTGCACCGCATCGACGCCGG contains these protein-coding regions:
- a CDS encoding phytanoyl-CoA dioxygenase family protein translates to MLTSLRPLVDDAKAAFERDGFVVLRGLLDVERDVRPLQADLGRLIQRSARVLGEEHLIPGNPDEFDRGFIELVARHPRASGLVYDMAKALIPFARLCVHERIVGAFCALRGAELAGSAEQMCGVRIDRPDNRFRSPWHQEFPSLFRSLEGITFWTPLVPMTAEMGPVLLSRGSHRDGVHRIDAGEGTEAEMAAGGYENFRIEREDEVLARHEIVAPLVAMGDVVALDFLTLHRSGINRSRRTRWSAQMRLMNFDDPVGIALGWTGGIKSGKTIGDINALIDRANAVVAAS
- a CDS encoding WbqC family protein, with protein sequence MKTVVIMQPQLFPWRGLFEQIRLADEFVHLDDAQFQKGGFTNRVQIKTAAGSQWLTAPVLRDGLPPIADCELDYKTPWREKHLRTLRNAYARAPFLNPMIALVERVYAERPRTIAQLDIAGIESVCDFLGLRPRFSRASATPARGKSTARVAELLRAHGATRYVTGLGALNYLDEPSLAAEGVRVEVMAYRRTPYPQLHGVFDPHVSVLDLIANAGPQSAAFLDSEAVPWGRAVRPEASAC